Proteins from one Ipomoea triloba cultivar NCNSP0323 chromosome 1, ASM357664v1 genomic window:
- the LOC115999748 gene encoding uncharacterized protein LOC115999748 isoform X4: MCFVCMEMSTGKLLCLHVHWFEQLLLDINSHVDPRSLKFRKNIHGKPEVEWQHGDHWQPPPLHFNISHTTSLIACGVTVDSPIGIDVEENQRTVKNNILNLARRYFSEHEYKVLCSIGDSQVQHQEFIKLWTLKEAYVKALGIGFSGAPFNTFTIRFKNSVGGSSHLSLNSDSKASEIAVDYLDSPHNSTSNWQFALIELDGSHYAAICTRKDSATDGKTSDSMKLTVWKTIPFLEDVCVSGTDAVVEVNGMTI; the protein is encoded by the exons ATGTGCTTCGTTTGCATGGAGATGAGCACAGGAAAACTGCTCTGCTTGCACGTGCATTGGTTCGAACAACTGTTGCTAGAT ATAAATTCTCATGTTGATCCAAGATCCCTGAAATTTAGAAAGAACATTCACGGGAAGCCTGAG GTAGAGTGGCAGCATGGTGATCATTGGCAACCGCCTCCATTGCATTTCAATATCTCACACACTACTTCTCTGATAGCCTGTGGAGTGACTGTTGATTCTCCT ATAGGTATTGACGTGGAAGAAAACCAGAGGACAGTAAagaacaatattttaaatttagctCGAAGATACTTTTCCGAACATGAATATAAAGTCTTATGTTCTATTGGTGATTCCCAAGTTCAGCACCAggaatttataaaattatggaCCCTGAAG GAGGCATATGTCAAAGCACTGGGTATAGGGTTCTCAGGAGCTCCTTTCAATACATTTACTATTCGATTTAAGAACTCTGTTGGAGGAAGCTCTCATCTCTCTTTGAATTCAGATTCCAAG GCATCTGAAATAGCTGTAGATTACCTTGACAGTCCTCACAACAGTACAAGCAACTGGCAGTTTGCACTAATTGAGTTGGATGGTTCACATTATGCTGCCATTTGCACGAGAAAAGATTCTGCAACTGATG GTAAAACTAGCGACTCTATGAAGCTGACAGTATGGAAGACGATTCCATTTCTTGAGGACGTATGTGTTTCTGGAACCGATGCAGTTGTAGAAGTGAATGGCATGACAATATGA
- the LOC115999748 gene encoding uncharacterized protein LOC115999748 isoform X3, which translates to MRMQCTFYRKLFTCSPSLTPVQLPSPKETHLWYVKPNEVKSETLLKQYMEILSASEKENVLRLHGDEHRKTALLARALVRTTVARYQINSHVDPRSLKFRKNIHGKPEVEWQHGDHWQPPPLHFNISHTTSLIACGVTVDSPEAYVKALGIGFSGAPFNTFTIRFKNSVGGSSHLSLNSDSKASEIAVDYLDSPHNSTSNWQFALIELDGSHYAAICTRKDSATDGKTSDSMKLTVWKTIPFLEDVCVSGTDAVVEVNGMTI; encoded by the exons ATGAGGATGCAGTGTACCTTTTATCGAAAACTATTCACTTGTTCACCCTCTCTGACTCCCGTACAACTACCATCTCCAAA AGAAACACATCTTTGGTATGTAAAACCCAATGAAGTAAAGAGTGAGACACTGTTAAAACAATACATGGAAATTCTGTCAGCATCTGAGAAGGAAAATGTGCTTCGTTTGCATGGAGATGAGCACAGGAAAACTGCTCTGCTTGCACGTGCATTGGTTCGAACAACTGTTGCTAGAT ATCAGATAAATTCTCATGTTGATCCAAGATCCCTGAAATTTAGAAAGAACATTCACGGGAAGCCTGAG GTAGAGTGGCAGCATGGTGATCATTGGCAACCGCCTCCATTGCATTTCAATATCTCACACACTACTTCTCTGATAGCCTGTGGAGTGACTGTTGATTCTCCT GAGGCATATGTCAAAGCACTGGGTATAGGGTTCTCAGGAGCTCCTTTCAATACATTTACTATTCGATTTAAGAACTCTGTTGGAGGAAGCTCTCATCTCTCTTTGAATTCAGATTCCAAG GCATCTGAAATAGCTGTAGATTACCTTGACAGTCCTCACAACAGTACAAGCAACTGGCAGTTTGCACTAATTGAGTTGGATGGTTCACATTATGCTGCCATTTGCACGAGAAAAGATTCTGCAACTGATG GTAAAACTAGCGACTCTATGAAGCTGACAGTATGGAAGACGATTCCATTTCTTGAGGACGTATGTGTTTCTGGAACCGATGCAGTTGTAGAAGTGAATGGCATGACAATATGA
- the LOC116001605 gene encoding signal recognition particle 54 kDa protein, chloroplastic-like, whose product METFSSTVASRHFSPSLTKISLSNPKTSYLSLPSSWPGSTHSLSFSSRNSFTREAWRFINSKNVVSFRREMRGVIRAEMFGQLTTGLESAWTKLRGEEVLNKENIVEPMRDIRRALLEADVSLPVVRRFVQSVSDQAVGTGLIRGVRPDQQMVKIVHDELVKLMGGEVSELVFAKSGPTVILLAGLQGVGKTTISAKLALYLKKLGKKCMLIAGDVYRPAAIDQLVILGEQVDVPVYTAGTDIKPAEIAKQGLEEAKKKNIDVVIMDTAGRLQIDKAMMDELKEVKQVLNPTEVLLVVDAMTGQEAAALVTTFNLEIGITGAILSKLDGDSRGGAALSVKEVSGKPIKLVGRGERMEDLEPFYPDRMAGRILGMGDVLSFVEKAQEVMRQEDAEDLQKKIMSAKFDFNDFLKQTRMVARMGSMSRIIGMVPGMSKVTPAQIRDAEKSLKDVESIIEAMTPEEREQPELLAESPDRRKRVAQDSGKTEEQVSQLVAQLFQMRVRMKNLMGMMESQSIPALSNLEESVKSQLKAPPGTARRKRRSGTRIQFAQNSMASTITKNSA is encoded by the exons ATGGAAACTTTCTCGTCCACCGTTGCTTCCCGCCATTTCTCACCTTCGCTCACCAAAATCTCCCTCTCGAATCCCAAAACCTCCTATCtttctcttccttcttcttGGCCTGGTTCCACCCACTCCCTCTCTTTCTCTTCTCGAAACTCATTCACC AGAGAGGCGTGGAGGTTTATAAATTCGAAGAATGTAGTGAGTTTCAGAAGGGAAATGCGCGGTGTGATCAGAGCTGAAATGTTCGGGCAGCTCACCACCGGACTTGAATCCGCCTGGACCAAGCTTAGAGGGGAAG AGGTCTTGAACAAGGAAAACATTGTTGAACCTATGAGAGACATTAGGAGGGCTCTACTAGAGGCAGAT GTTAGTCTTCCAGTTGTGAGAAGATTTGTTCAATCTGTTAGTGATCAAGCTGTTGGCACTGGCTTGATTCGAGGAGTGAGACCAGATCAGCAAATGGTTAAA ATTGTGCATGATGAGCTTGTGAAACTGATGGGTGGAGAGGTTTCTGAGCTAGTTTTTGCAAAATCTGGCCCCACAGTTATTCTATTAGCCGGTCTACAAGGTGTTGGAAAGACCACTATCAGCGCAAAATTAGCTTTGTATCTTAAAAAGCTG GGGAAGAAATGCATGCTAATTGCTGGAGATGTGTATAGACCTGCTGCAATAGAccaacttgttattttgggtgAACAG GTTGATGTACCTGTTTATACAGCTGGAACAGATATTAAACCTGCAGAGATTGCTAAACAAGGTTTAGAAGAGGCTAAAAAGAAGAACATAGATGTGGTCATAATGGATACTGCCGGAAGACTTCAG ATAGATAAGGCAATGATGGATGAATTGAAAGAAGTGAAACAGGTGCTGAATCCCACAGAAGTTTTGCTTGTTGTGGATGCAATGACTGGCCAAGAAGCAGCAG CACTAGTCACGACTTTCAATCTTGAAATTGGAATTACCGGTGCCATCTTATCAAAGCTGGATGGGGATTCTAGGGGAGGAGCAGCTTTGAGTGTAAAAGAG GTTTCAGGAAAGCCGATCAAACTTGTGGGAAGGGGTGAGCGCATGGAGGACCTTGAACCTTTCTATCCTGATCGTATGGCAGGACGTATTTTAGGGATGGGAGATGTTTTGTCTTTTGTGGAAAAGGCACAAGAAGTT ATGCGCCAAGAAGATGCGGAAGATCTGCAGAAGAAGATCATGAGTGCTAAATTTGACTTCAATGACTTCCTCAAGCAAACTCGTATGGTTGCACGGATGGGTTCCATGTCTCGTATTATCGGAATGGTTCCTGGGATGTCAAAG GTAACTCCTGCACAAATTCGAGATGCAGAGAAGAGCTTAAAAGATGTGGAATCAATAATAGAAGCAATGACCCCGG AGGAGAGGGAGCAGCCTGAGCTATTGGCAGAATCTCCCGACAGGAGGAAACGTGTTGCTCAAGATTCGGGAAAAACTGAAGAGCAG GTGAGTCAACTTGTCGCTCAGCTTTTCCAAATGCGCGTGCGTATGAAGAATTTGATGGGTATGATGGAAAGCCAATCCATTCCCGCACTAAGCAATCTTGAAGAGTCCGTGAAATCGCAACTGAAG GCCCCTCCTGGAACTGCAAGAAGAAAGAGGAGATCTGGAACAAGGATCCAGTTTGCCCAGAACTCCATGGCATCTACAATCACAAAGAATTCTGCCTAG
- the LOC115999748 gene encoding uncharacterized protein LOC115999748 isoform X1 yields MRMQCTFYRKLFTCSPSLTPVQLPSPKETHLWYVKPNEVKSETLLKQYMEILSASEKENVLRLHGDEHRKTALLARALVRTTVARYQINSHVDPRSLKFRKNIHGKPEVEWQHGDHWQPPPLHFNISHTTSLIACGVTVDSPIGIDVEENQRTVKNNILNLARRYFSEHEYKVLCSIGDSQVQHQEFIKLWTLKEAYVKALGIGFSGAPFNTFTIRFKNSVGGSSHLSLNSDSKASEIAVDYLDSPHNSTSNWQFALIELDGSHYAAICTRKDSATDGKTSDSMKLTVWKTIPFLEDVCVSGTDAVVEVNGMTI; encoded by the exons ATGAGGATGCAGTGTACCTTTTATCGAAAACTATTCACTTGTTCACCCTCTCTGACTCCCGTACAACTACCATCTCCAAA AGAAACACATCTTTGGTATGTAAAACCCAATGAAGTAAAGAGTGAGACACTGTTAAAACAATACATGGAAATTCTGTCAGCATCTGAGAAGGAAAATGTGCTTCGTTTGCATGGAGATGAGCACAGGAAAACTGCTCTGCTTGCACGTGCATTGGTTCGAACAACTGTTGCTAGAT ATCAGATAAATTCTCATGTTGATCCAAGATCCCTGAAATTTAGAAAGAACATTCACGGGAAGCCTGAG GTAGAGTGGCAGCATGGTGATCATTGGCAACCGCCTCCATTGCATTTCAATATCTCACACACTACTTCTCTGATAGCCTGTGGAGTGACTGTTGATTCTCCT ATAGGTATTGACGTGGAAGAAAACCAGAGGACAGTAAagaacaatattttaaatttagctCGAAGATACTTTTCCGAACATGAATATAAAGTCTTATGTTCTATTGGTGATTCCCAAGTTCAGCACCAggaatttataaaattatggaCCCTGAAG GAGGCATATGTCAAAGCACTGGGTATAGGGTTCTCAGGAGCTCCTTTCAATACATTTACTATTCGATTTAAGAACTCTGTTGGAGGAAGCTCTCATCTCTCTTTGAATTCAGATTCCAAG GCATCTGAAATAGCTGTAGATTACCTTGACAGTCCTCACAACAGTACAAGCAACTGGCAGTTTGCACTAATTGAGTTGGATGGTTCACATTATGCTGCCATTTGCACGAGAAAAGATTCTGCAACTGATG GTAAAACTAGCGACTCTATGAAGCTGACAGTATGGAAGACGATTCCATTTCTTGAGGACGTATGTGTTTCTGGAACCGATGCAGTTGTAGAAGTGAATGGCATGACAATATGA
- the LOC115999748 gene encoding uncharacterized protein LOC115999748 isoform X2: protein MRMQCTFYRKLFTCSPSLTPVQLPSPKETHLWYVKPNEVKSETLLKQYMEILSASEKENVLRLHGDEHRKTALLARALVRTTVARYQINSHVDPRSLKFRKNIHGKPEVEWQHGDHWQPPPLHFNISHTTSLIACGVTVDSPIGIDVEENQRTVKNNILNLARRYFSEHEYKVLCSIGDSQVQHQEFIKLWTLKEAYVKALGIGFSGAPFNTFTIRFKNSVGGSSHLSLNSDSKVDHTISFSRAKWRASYSIPESQSFPKNSI, encoded by the exons ATGAGGATGCAGTGTACCTTTTATCGAAAACTATTCACTTGTTCACCCTCTCTGACTCCCGTACAACTACCATCTCCAAA AGAAACACATCTTTGGTATGTAAAACCCAATGAAGTAAAGAGTGAGACACTGTTAAAACAATACATGGAAATTCTGTCAGCATCTGAGAAGGAAAATGTGCTTCGTTTGCATGGAGATGAGCACAGGAAAACTGCTCTGCTTGCACGTGCATTGGTTCGAACAACTGTTGCTAGAT ATCAGATAAATTCTCATGTTGATCCAAGATCCCTGAAATTTAGAAAGAACATTCACGGGAAGCCTGAG GTAGAGTGGCAGCATGGTGATCATTGGCAACCGCCTCCATTGCATTTCAATATCTCACACACTACTTCTCTGATAGCCTGTGGAGTGACTGTTGATTCTCCT ATAGGTATTGACGTGGAAGAAAACCAGAGGACAGTAAagaacaatattttaaatttagctCGAAGATACTTTTCCGAACATGAATATAAAGTCTTATGTTCTATTGGTGATTCCCAAGTTCAGCACCAggaatttataaaattatggaCCCTGAAG GAGGCATATGTCAAAGCACTGGGTATAGGGTTCTCAGGAGCTCCTTTCAATACATTTACTATTCGATTTAAGAACTCTGTTGGAGGAAGCTCTCATCTCTCTTTGAATTCAGATTCCAAGGTAGATCATACAATCTCATTCAGTAGAGCTAAGTGGCGTGCTTCATATTCTATTCCAGAAAGCCAATCATTCCCTAAAAATA GCATCTGA